GTTTATTCGTGTTGGTGCGCTCGGACGCGATGACGCCATCCAACAGCGACACGACGCGGTCGGCCATGTCGGCGATCACCGCATTGTGCGTGATCACCGCCGTCGTCGTACCGAGTTCCTCATTGATACGACGAATCGCCGCCAGCACCAACATCCCCGTCTTGACGTCGAGCGCCCCGGTCGGCTCATCGCACAACAACACGTCGGGCCGCTTGGCGATCGCTCGCGCAATGGCCACTCGTTGTTGCTCGCCGCCGGACATCTGCGACGGATAATGACTCGCACGATCCCCCAGCCCGACGATGCCCAACGCCTCTTCCGGCGACATCGGCCGCCGGGCGATCCGGGTGATCAAGGCCACGTTTTCGCGCGCCGTGAGGCTGGGGATCAGGTTATAGAACTGAAACACGAAGCCTACGTGGTCGCGGCGATAAGTGGTCAAGGCCGCATCGTCGAAGGCAGTCAGGTCATGGTCGCGAAAATGAACGCTGCCGCTCGTCGGCACGTCGAGGCCACCCAGGATGTTGAGCAAGGTCGAC
This window of the Pirellulales bacterium genome carries:
- a CDS encoding ABC transporter ATP-binding protein — protein: MTEQSGSAEASSDLREVVFEARGLTKVYRMGEVEVRALRGVDLQIRAGEFIVLLGPSGSGKSTLLNILGGLDVPTSGSVHFRDHDLTAFDDAALTTYRRDHVGFVFQFYNLIPSLTARENVALITRIARRPMSPEEALGIVGLGDRASHYPSQMSGGEQQRVAIARAIAKRPDVLLCDEPTGALDVKTGMLVLAAIRRINEELGTTTAVITHNAVIADMADRVVSLLDGVIASERTNTNKLRPEELAW